A genomic window from Chaetodon trifascialis isolate fChaTrf1 chromosome 22, fChaTrf1.hap1, whole genome shotgun sequence includes:
- the lin7a gene encoding protein lin-7 homolog A isoform X2 — MATVVQPLSLDRDVARAIELLEKLQESGDVPGHKLQSLKKVLQSEFCTAIREVYQYMHETITVNGCPEYQARATAKATVAAFAASEGHSHPRVVELPKTEEGLGFNVMGGKEQNSPIYISRIIPGGVAERHGGLKRGDQLLSVNGVSVEGEHHEKAVELLKAAKDSVKLVVRYTPKVLEEMEARFEKLRTARRRQQQQLLMQQQQQQNLTSQQNHMS, encoded by the exons ATGGCGACAGTGGTCCAACCGCTCTCTCTGGATCGAG ATGTTGCCAGGGCTATcgagctgctggagaagctgcaggagtCGGGTGACGTCCCCGGTCACAAGCTCCAGTCTCTGAAGAAGGTCCTGCAGAGCGAGTTCTGCACAGCCATCAGAGAG GTGTACCAGTACATGCATGAAACAATTACAGTGAATGGCTGTCCGGAGTACCAGGCGAGGGCCACGGCTAAG GCCACAGTTGCAGCCTTCGCAGCCAGCGAAGGTCACTCCCACCCACGGGTGGTGGAGCTGCCTAAGACGGAGGAAGGGCTGGGCTTCAACGTGATGGGCGGCAAGGAGCAGAACTCACCTATCTACATCTCCCGCATCATCCCCGGAGGCGTGGCTGAGAGGCACGGCGGCCTAAAGCGAGGGgatcagctgctgtctgtcaacGGCGTG AGTGTGGAAGGCGAGCACCACGAGAAAGcggtggagctgctgaaggcGGCCAAGGACAGCGTGAAGCTGGTGGTTCGCTACACTCCCAAAGtgctggaggagatggaggctCGCTTTGAGAAGCTCCGCACGGCCCGGCGgcgccagcagcagcagctcctcatgcagcagcagcagcagcagaacctgACCTCTCAGCAGAACCACATGTCGTAG
- the lin7a gene encoding protein lin-7 homolog A isoform X1, whose amino-acid sequence MATVVQPLSLDRDVARAIELLEKLQESGDVPGHKLQSLKKVLQSEFCTAIREVYQYMHETITVNGCPEYQARATAKATVAAFAASEGHSHPRVVELPKTEEGLGFNVMGGKEQNSPIYISRIIPGGVAERHGGLKRGDQLLSVNGVSVEGEHHEKAVELLKAAKDSVKLVVRYTPKVLEEMEARFEKLRTARRRQQQQLLMQQQQQQNLTSQQNHMSLFQKKKK is encoded by the exons ATGGCGACAGTGGTCCAACCGCTCTCTCTGGATCGAG ATGTTGCCAGGGCTATcgagctgctggagaagctgcaggagtCGGGTGACGTCCCCGGTCACAAGCTCCAGTCTCTGAAGAAGGTCCTGCAGAGCGAGTTCTGCACAGCCATCAGAGAG GTGTACCAGTACATGCATGAAACAATTACAGTGAATGGCTGTCCGGAGTACCAGGCGAGGGCCACGGCTAAG GCCACAGTTGCAGCCTTCGCAGCCAGCGAAGGTCACTCCCACCCACGGGTGGTGGAGCTGCCTAAGACGGAGGAAGGGCTGGGCTTCAACGTGATGGGCGGCAAGGAGCAGAACTCACCTATCTACATCTCCCGCATCATCCCCGGAGGCGTGGCTGAGAGGCACGGCGGCCTAAAGCGAGGGgatcagctgctgtctgtcaacGGCGTG AGTGTGGAAGGCGAGCACCACGAGAAAGcggtggagctgctgaaggcGGCCAAGGACAGCGTGAAGCTGGTGGTTCGCTACACTCCCAAAGtgctggaggagatggaggctCGCTTTGAGAAGCTCCGCACGGCCCGGCGgcgccagcagcagcagctcctcatgcagcagcagcagcagcagaacctgACCTCTCAGCAGAACCACATGTC